A region from the Rhinoderma darwinii isolate aRhiDar2 chromosome 2, aRhiDar2.hap1, whole genome shotgun sequence genome encodes:
- the LOC142741054 gene encoding cyclin-dependent kinase 5 activator 1-like translates to MGKAFSCCKLVPDVKSKVRVSRHEDTQKTKKGKNHHEPSNSCKYSITPVISADLKETLTTTKPPSVKMDSEYPVLKDQVSTQEQQIFNVPQRIILHTYTKKILKCLADFLCRRCFQLYHLSPIDVVEWITSIDRQLLLQGWQGQGFLTSGTVVFLYMLCRDVISSQIRSEKELKATLLTCLYVSYCYMGHQISYPLGPFLVDGRKETFWYQCLSIIAHMSSKMMRLNTDPKYYSQMFVSLRAEGRQANENLLMSGLPGMMAREESSHGSYYTLYL, encoded by the coding sequence ATGGGGAAAGCTTTCAGCTGCTGCAAGCTGGTTCCCGATGTAAAGAGCAAAGTAAGAGTGAGCCGCCATGAAGACACACAGAAAACAAAGAAAGGAAAAAACCACCACGAACCAAGTAACAGTTGCAAGTATAGTATTACTCCAGTCATCAGTGCTGATCTGAAGGAGACTCTGACAACTACTAAGCCACCAAGTGTCAAGATGGACTCAGAATATCCAGTCCTCAAAGATCAAGTGTCCACTCAAGAACAACAAATATTTAATGTTCCACAGCGCATCATACTACACACATACACCAAGAAGATTCTAAAATGCTTAGCAGACTTTCTGTGCCGGAGATGCTTCCAGCTGTACCACCTTTCCCCAATAGATGTAGTAGAGTGGATAACAAGCAtagacagacaacttctccttcaaGGATGGCAGGGCCAAGGATTTTTAACATCAGGCACTGTGGTGTTCCTGTACATGCTTTGCCGAGATGTCATCTCTTCCCAGATAAGAAGTGAGAAAGAACTAAAGGCAACCTTGTTAACATGCTTGTATGTGTCATATTGCTATATGGGACACCAGATCTCCTACCCACTAGGTCCCTTCCTGGTAGACGGCAGAAAGGAGACCTTTTGGTACCAATGTCTGTCCATCATTGCTCACATGAGCTCAAAGATGATGCGTCTCAATACTGACCCAAAGTATTACAGTCAGATGTTTGTGAGCCTTAGAGCTGAAGGAAGACAAGCAAACGAAAATCTTCTGATGAGTGGACTACCTGGAATGATGGCCAGAGAGGAAAGTTCACACGGATCATACTACACTTTATATCTCTGA